From Nerophis lumbriciformis linkage group LG38, RoL_Nlum_v2.1, whole genome shotgun sequence, the proteins below share one genomic window:
- the rplp0 gene encoding large ribosomal subunit protein uL10 has translation MPREDRATWKSNYFIKIIQLLDDYPKCFVVGADNVGSKQMQTIRCSLRGKAVVLMGKNTMMRKAIRGHLENNPALEKLLPHIKGNVGFVFTKEDLAEVRDLLLANKVPAAARAGAIAPCDVTVPAQNTGLGPEKTSFFQALGITTKISRGTIEILSDVSLIKTGDKVGASEATLCNMLNISPFSFGLNIQQVYDNGSVYSPDVLDITEASLHTRFLEGVRNIASVCLQIGYPTLASVPHTVINGYKRVLAIAVETDYSFPLADKVKAFLADPSAFAAVAAPTAAAATAKPAAAAAPAKEEVKEESEESDDDMGFGLFD, from the exons ATGCCCAGGGAAGACAGGGCCACGTGGAAGTCCAACTATTTTATAAAAATCATC caacTCCTGGATGACTACCCAAAATGCTTCGTTGTGGGAGCTGACAATGTGGGCTCCAAGCAGATGCAGACCATCCGTTGTTCCCTGCGTGGCAAGGCCGTGGTGCTGATGGGGAAGAACACCATGATGCGCAAGGCCATCCGTGGCCACCTGGAGAACAACCCTGCTCTGGAAAA GCTTCTGCCCCACATCAAGGGAAATGTCGGTTTTGTCTTCACCAAGGAGGACCTGGCAGAGGTCAGGGACTTGCTGTTGGCCAACAAG GTGCCAGCTGCTGCCCGTGCTGGAGCCATAGCCCCCTGTGATGTGACCGTGCCTGCCCAGAATACTGGACTGGGACCTGAGAAGACCTCTTTCTTCCAGGCTCTGGGAATCACCACCAAGATCTCCAGGGGAACTATTGAAATCCTG AGTGATGTCAGCCTCATCAAGACTGGGGACAAAGTGGGTGCCAGCGAAGCCACGCTGTGCAACATGCTGAACATCTCCCCCTTCTCCTTCGGACTCAACATCCAGCAAGTGTATGACAACGGCAGCGTCTACAGTCCTGATGTGCTCGACATCACCGAGGCCTCTCTGCATACCAGGTTCCTGGAG GGAGTGAGGAACATCGCCAGCGTGTGTCTTCAGATTGGCTATCCTACACTGGCCTCTGTTCCCCATACAGTCATCAATGGCTACAAGAGAGTCTTGGCTATTGCTGTGGAGACAGATTACTCTTTCCCTCTGGCAGACAAG GTGAAAGCCTTCCTGGCTGACCCATCTGCCTTTGCTGCCGTCGCAGCACCAACGGCAGCTGCAGCCACCGCAAAaccagctgctgctgctgcccccGCCAAGGAGGAAGTCAAGGAGGAGTCTGAGGAATCAGATGACGACATGGGCTTCGGGCTGTTTGACTAA